Below is a window of Musa acuminata AAA Group cultivar baxijiao chromosome BXJ3-11, Cavendish_Baxijiao_AAA, whole genome shotgun sequence DNA.
CaatttcttttataattattttaatatttttttggttTACTTTGATTCGATTTTTATTGGACCAAAAATAGTTTTCAGAATCATCCTatcaaatctaattattattccaTCACAAACAATATTTATTTGTAGCTTCCATACAAATGTCTCTTAATATTAATCACCAATATGTGAGTAAGCTTTGACCATAATTtactttttaatatatgattaattatatattatttttataattaattatctttagtatttcgatctttatatttgAGATcccgaaagtgaaacatttaaacttattattttaataaaattatttctttcttaatttttaatcttataaaattatatttttaactgGATATTATACTCTTAATAAgtatataaatcataatataatttttaaaaatatataacccGAGATGTTAAAGGTAATCTGTAATTAATCATTTGCATTAGACACCTAAAACTTCTTTCCATTACCTATCACCAGATTCAAAGATAAATATTCTAACAAAACTTTTTGGGGACTAtacttaatatttttttctttttacaaaaaaattcaaaaggAAAATTATTCCTAATAACCATGGCAAgatgaacaaaaatttttaaactcATGTTTATGCATGTAATTCTCTtactaaataatattatttatttctaataAATGTTCaggaataaaatatatataatgattttttttatattgatgtTTGTATGCATAAGTAACTATAAACTTCGATGACAATTACTTAATTCAAAATATCATTAGTCGATCAAAAGGGCAATTGTGTGTAGGTCTTAGTACATTGGCTGCAATACTCGtatattcttttaaaaaaaaaaatatttcatcgcatatataattatgttttacgagaaaataattattattttcatgactCAAATCATGAACATCAATATCACAAAAGAGGGTTGACACTGTGATTCACGAGTCATCTTTTATCTCGTCCACGAGATTCaatatatcaaaaagaattttttttgtgTATTAATACTTATTAGACAAGTGAGAATGGATAGAATTTAAATGACATCAAGAAGACATGAACACCACCACCACTAAAAAAACCCATAGTCATTCAAGATCAAGAATCATATTACATGACTAAAAGCCATGCTGGGATTTCGAGAGACCATGTAATTCCATCTACCCGTTCAGTTAGCACATAGCATGATGATGACATatacatatctctctctctctatctcttgtgTCACATGACTGAGCTCTTCAATCCAACCCCACAATAGCTTGTCTGATTCCAAGACTCCATTCAATTCAACCCATCCACCACAGACACATTCTTTCTATCTCCCCAGCTCAGCATATCAATGGGAAAAGAACAGAAGAGAGAAGGTTATACTGTCACAGTTCAACTCACCCATCAATCCCCACCCTTCTCTATCTGTAGATCTCTCAACGCTCATCATATTCAAGGGACAAAGAAGAGACAAGATTGTTGTGCAGTCGTCAGTCTCTTCCATTCCATTCAACTCAACcgcaactcctctctctctctctctctctctctctctctatatgtcTCTCCAGCTCATCAAATTTATGGGAGAAATAAAAGAGAAGGTTGTGCAGTCACAGTATTATTCCATTATTCACTCACACTtttcccttctctctcttctctctcttctctctcctctctctctctctctctctctctctatatatatatatatatatatatatatgtatctgtcCCAGCTCATCAAATACAAGGGAGAAAGAGGAGAGTAGGTTGTGCAGTCACAGATTTacagtcatctctctctctctctctctctctctctctctctctaaggctCACGTAGGTCGTCATATACAATGGAGAAAGAAGAGCGAAGGTTGAGCGGTCACAGGCTTCCATTgcagtctctctctctcgacaGAAATAAAGTAAGAATGAATGAAAAGGATGTGCAGTCACGTCCACTAATTCGGTGTCGTCAACTATGTAACGTGCCATGCATTAACCATACCTTTTACTCTCTTTCTACTGCTTTCCTCCCTCCCACCAATTTATCCTTCCTTGTCTGCCTGCCACCCTCCCACCTCTTATTAGACAAAAAGAAGACAACATCGACCTCCatcatctttctttctttgtccCATTCACGCATTCGTTGGTGGTATAGGAAAGAAGAGTGTGAGCCACAGCCAAGGGAggagagatggaggaggaggtggtggaggaggagtacTTGTTCAAGGTGGTGATCATAGGGGACTCGGCGGTGGGGAAGTCGAACCTGCTGTCGAGGTACGCGCGGAACGAGTTCAACCTGCACTCCAAGGCCACCATCGGGGTGGAGTTCCAGACGCAGAGCGTGGACGTGGACGGCAAGGAGGTGAAGGCCCAGATCTGGGACACCGCCGGCCAGGAGCGCTTCCGCGCCGTCACCTCCGCCTACTACCGCGGCGCCCTCGGCGCCCTCCTCGTCTACGATATCTCCCGCTGCTCCACCTTCGACAGCATCGCCCGCTGGCTCGACGAGCTCAACAGTACGATGCTCTCCAATGCTTGCTTGTCTACAAGAAAGTCATTAGCTTTCGCCTAAAGAAAACTAAATATGACAATAAAGTGGTTTTTTAGATCTCTAATTTAtacagcaaaatcacagtttaaagAGGAAGAACTCTTTGAATGGCTGATGAGTATGTTGGATCCCACCCTGAACGTGTTTGAATTATTTCCTCTGAGACCAGTTGTAGGTCTGATGGTAATCAGAGCAATGACAAAGTCAGATGCAAAGAATTTACAGTAAGATTGGTGGTTTGCTTGCTGATATATGGCTCTGAATATTCTTGGGATTGTCCAATTATGAAACAGATGATTAACAAAACAAAATGTGATGAAGAGGTGTTATATCTCTAATAGTACATTTATCCTTCACATACCTGTCTCCCCACTTTTCCTTCAGTCATCTTCACTTTCTTTTGATATTGCCTTTAGATTGACCAACATCTTCCACTCTTAAAGCTCCTCTGTTAGACAAAAAACCTTCCTATTTAGCTGAAGCGATTATAAAACCATAACTTTTCCTTTTAATTGCTCATCAAAATGTAACCATGATTATTGGCTTGATGAATGAAGTAGATATGACATACGTTCACCAAGTTTCTTTGGAGTGGCGTATGAGTCACTCCTTCCAGCCCACATTTGTACATTGATCTTTTATGCATAGGACAACTGTGATACTTGTCTTTTATGGACCCTTCACTTTCCCTTTCATTGGTAGAGAGTAAATCTGCAAAGACATTTTCCCTTGTTACACCACTGTAGCAATCAAGCAATAAATAGCTTAATTTCATATATTGCTAGGTTTCTTTTAACTAATACTTAGACTAGTTGtcagagaaaagaaaaaggattaaCTGATTTTCCAAATCTAAGTTTTTGTTCTTTTACTTTTCCTTTTGAAGCATCATATACAGTATACTACAAGCAAAGATAAATGTATTGGCAGTTGTAAGCCTAGTTGTTATTGTCAGTGAACATGATAAATGTATTGGTAGACATGGTTTGAGGTGACAAAATCTAATGAAAACCTTAATGATTCATGATGCTACCTGAGATTTCAGTCTGAGTTGTAAATCTAAGTATCTATGATCTTTGTGACCAAGCATCATCTCCATGCCCTTTTCAATCTCCTCAATCATGTTTAGGTATATGTGTAGCTAAACTTTCTCAGAGCATGTATTTATTTGCTTAGTGCTAAGCATCTAGTTGTAATTCTTGGGGCTATATGTGCAGCACACTCGGATACAACTGTTGCAAGGATGCTGGTCGGCAACAAATGTGATTTGGAGACTCTGAGGGAGGTCTCTGTCGAGGAGGGTAAAGCGCTCGCCGAAGCAGAAGGGCTTTTCTTTATCGAAACCTCAGCACTGGATTCGACAAACGTAAAGACAGCCTTTGAGATTGTTATTAAAGAGATATACAATAATATCAGCAGGAAGATCCTCAATTCTGATTCATATAAAGCAGAACTGTCGGTGAACAGGGTTAGTCTTTCAAGCAATGGAAATGATGAACAGAAGCAAGGAGTAAGCAAGTTCTCTTGCTGTTAGTCTCAttttgtatatcaatatgattgCTCATTGTTCAGGACTTCCTCATGGTTGTTAAAAGAGATTGCAGAATCCAAATTGGTGTTCCCCTTCCCCAACTCagtacttcttgttcttcttatcaAATTGCATCTTGTGATATCCAGAAAGAAGCAAGACGACAACTCAACTTTCGACTGGTATTTTATTTCAAATGGAATCAGAATCTATTCAGTAGTTCTGGAGTTTGTTTAAGAGAGTTCTCCACTCCACTGCCTGAAGAGTTTTGTTTCTTGTGCTGGAATATAAGAATCTCAACATGATCAGTTCAGGGGCCTAAAGATTACCATCAAAACACTTGCACATTTCCATGTTCTTTCTTCTGTTCATTTTGCTTTTAGTTTCCCATTTCATTTCCACCTGCACAAATGGTGATATCTCAGAGTAATAATTCTCAGTTGATCCATCTGCATTTGTGCATGGCTTATATGGTAGTTTTGCATTTGCATATGCTTGCAAGTAGAATCTAGTATGTTCATGAAGTTGATAGCAATGCATTCGGTTGTAGCATCCTGAGTTAGTCTGAAATCAAAAGTCAGCAAACATTTGGATTGACTTATAATGTTAATATGACTTAGGTATTGACATGTTAGTTATTTCATCCTATCTGAATGTAACAAATGATATCATATTAGATATAGTGAGAGGAtcgaaaaagattaaaaaattatttgtgaATGAGATTAGAGGATGGATGAGTCACAATTAGGATAAACCTCACATGCATATCATTACTAAGGTTTGATCTCGAACTATATTGGATCTTAGTAATGATGTCTAACTTTAAGTAAGATTATAACATTATAATTTTCTTTCATATCTGAAGTGGATAAATTAACTTATAATATACTTTTCAATATAATTCAGACTGAACAAAATTAATGGGTCAATCATTAAGAAATTTATGCCCTctaacttgaaaaaaaaaaaaatcgggaCTTGAAATATTTCTCGATCACCCAAAACATTAAGTAAATTTGGATGAAAAGtatcaaaaaagaaatataaatttttacAACCACTCTTAAGATTGCACCACAACAAATGACCCTCAACTATTGCAAACTTCTTCTTGCCAGCATCTTCcaattttgattccaatgatcaGATCACCCCAGCCTAATCCACCTATGTCTGAGAAAAATCATGAGTTTGAATATAAGATATTCTGCTTTTATACAATCTTAAATTTTCGATTAATGCCATAAGATATGAACTATATTTTCATATTCATAATGTTAGGTTGATCACCATCCCCTCATCAGCAATGAAGGATTAAGCTGCGCTCCTTTGTTAATAGTCAAACATGAGAGTTGACACATATTAATATCCAAATTAACTGtaacataatcaaaatatttatcatgatatcagagctaaattttcttttattcaaattagtttgatatttttaaataatggGACCAACATATGAGATTGGACACTAAATCAATACTTTTAGAAATTAATGATAATATAGCAAGAATACTATCATGAAATCAGATTATGCAATGAGATAGAATTTATTTGAGTTGCATCAAACGCTTGATTTTAATCTTGGATTCTCtcgaatattttttattattattttaagtacAAAAAATGAACTCAGAGGAAAGTAAAGTACATTTTAATATTTCAAGTTAGAGATGGATATGCACGAGACGGGCTCGTAGAAAGTACTTACAGGGGTGTTCATGAAAAATGCAACTTTAGAGGGACTTATTTACCATTTCGTGAATTTACGCGGATTTTTGGAATGATGTATTTGCACGAATATTGACGCGAAACTCAGTGATGCTGTGTACCGAAGATCGATCATCGACCGTCCATTTATAATCGATCTTCGATGGGCTGGCCGTTTGGGCTCTATAAATACTCGCTTCCGAACGCTcgcccctcctcctcttcctcctcgtcctctAGGGTTTACGCCGCCGCGCGTTTGCTTGCCTCCCTCTCAACTTCGAGCTCGGGTTCCGGGCGATACAGATCTAATGGCGATCCAGCAGGATGTTAAGCTCTTCAACCGGTGGTCCTTCGATGATGTCGAGGTTAGCTGTCTTCCTTCCCAGCGTTATCACCTTTGGTGCTCGTAATATCTGTTTGATTTTGCGGAATCTGGTGCTTTTCCTATCCTTCTACA
It encodes the following:
- the LOC135652748 gene encoding ras-related protein RABA5c-like, whose product is MEEEVVEEEYLFKVVIIGDSAVGKSNLLSRYARNEFNLHSKATIGVEFQTQSVDVDGKEVKAQIWDTAGQERFRAVTSAYYRGALGALLVYDISRCSTFDSIARWLDELNTHSDTTVARMLVGNKCDLETLREVSVEEGKALAEAEGLFFIETSALDSTNVKTAFEIVIKEIYNNISRKILNSDSYKAELSVNRVSLSSNGNDEQKQGVSKFSCC